The following nucleotide sequence is from Solanum dulcamara chromosome 7, daSolDulc1.2, whole genome shotgun sequence.
CTTGCGGAAGCGACTTAATGTTCAGTAGAAATTATCACAAAGCGAAagaatttctttgattttcacaTCCTTGACATCCTCTATGAATAGGTAATGTAAGTTCCACTTAATTATTTCTCTAGCAAAATTACGTATATTTCATTTTAGTGGATCTAAGCCGCACTCTTACTATTATGGTGGGGCTCAAATTTTGAGACGACTTTCTACCTTTACGATATTCCAATTAacaatcattattattagtatatagTTTTCTCCATAAAAATTCACTAGATAATATTTGGACAtcactaattaatttatatctatcttttacttttttgtgTATAAATATTCACTTCGAAACAACTTCAGATACGTGTCTGAAGTTGTTAGGTTTAACaaaagtcaacttcaaatataaAGATGACTAACATTTAGGCAAAAATAGTTGTATATAGTTCTTCATACAAAAATGCTTAAATTTCAATCATATAAAACTTCTGTCATTTTATCTAACAAGCTTAACTTTAAACATGCAACTGAAATAAATAGACTTGCAATTTTTCCCACACTACGAATATGGCCTAATTAATGATTGATGGTCCCAAAAATAGGTATATTTACAATACTTAGCTgacttttttctttcaaaagtaatCTGCAACAATTACGACTCAAATCTCCTTCGCTTCCACAAGCTTGATATCCTCTATAAATAGGTAGTTCTAAGTTCCACTTTTTGCATTTATCACTTTCCTTCGCATTTTTCTTTGATCTCTCTTTTCATCATTCAATAACTAAAGAATGTCTTCATGTGGGgatcatatagtaatatggtttattttgattatttcaatgTTTATCATGTTTTCAATGGTAAAAGGGAAACCACAAGTGCCATGTTACTTCATATTTGGAGATTCAACTGTTGATAATGGGAATAACAATAACCTTATAACAACAGCCAAGGCCAATTATTTTCCTTATGGAATTGATTTCCCCACTGGTCCACAAAATGGAAGATTTACCAATGGCCGCAACAAAGCTGACTTTATAGGTACATTTTCTTTCgcaatttttccttttcttcaacaacaacatattcagtgtAGTTCTATAAGTGAGATTTGAGAAGGGTAGGATGTATGAATATCTTACTCTTTTCATTGTGGAGTATGGTCTAAACAAAGATTGTTTTCAATAGACCCCAGCTCAAAAATTTTGTTGATGGTGTTCAAAATATACTACATATATAAACTCCCACACAGGGCTACCTTTTTCCAAAGCTCCACAAGACCACCTATCACTTGTTGTTAACCATCTTCGTATCATCTTTTCTTCTACTGCGTATCTTATCCCTCAATCAACAAACAGGTTGgtcttattggaaaaacataattatattgatataaaataatatttgactTATATAGAGAGAGATTTCCTCTGTCCCAACATCATCTCCCAAAATAATCactctttttatatatttagaaatGATTTAACTTTACAATTCTTATCATCCTCTTAATTAATGAGATGAATTGTATCCACATAACTGTTTACTGCTAGTTTTAGAccatagttttttaaaaaaactttcttTATTTCTTGAATTCTATACCGAGTCAAATCAATGATACATTAAATGGAATAGAGGCAAGGGCGGAGCTACATTGGTTGAAGGTTGGTCAATTGGATATCTATTGTTGAAATTTTtactatgtatatatatcaaTCAATTATTAAGCtctatacatgtgtatcaactCTATTTTAAACACCCTTTAGTGAAATTCTTGACTTTGTTACTGGGCGGAAAAAAAATTACGATGAATCTTTACCGGTTATAGTATCGTCCCTTGACTAACAGTTTTTTTCTTCCGTTCAGCTGAACTCATAGGATTCAATAGTTCCATTCCGCCATATGCAACTGCAAGAGGCAATGAAATACTTAGAGGAGTCAATTATGGATCAGGACTTTCTGGAATTCGCGATGAGACGGGTTATCGATGGGTAAAAAACTCGTTTAATTTGACTTATATAcctaatatatattttcaacGAACGAGATTCAGATTTTACACGTGTAATACATGTTGATTCCTTCTATTTTCCCTTCATATATGTCGTCTTGGCCTTGCATAGTAGTAAACGTTCATAATAAAAGTGTAATTTATTGTATGTTCTTGAATCAAtacactttttaaattttaaatttttctttataacatACGAGAAATGCAAGGTTCAAATTTCAGGTATGATATTTTTCGATTTTTGTAATCTCGTCCTCAAAATCCCGACTCTGTCACTATCTATACTATTAATGTTCTACTTATTTCAATTTGGAATACCATACTATTACCATTTTCACATCAATTTATATCTCTTTAGTCGAAAATTTACagataaaagaattttttttgtgtatatattttgatCTTCGTAAAAATTCTGATTTCGTCACTATTTATGTTACAGGGTGATAGGATCAGCATGAATAGGCAACTGTTGAACCATCAAGTCACAATTCTAAAAATTACTTCCATACTTGGAAATGTTGCTGCAACTAGAAGTCTATTAAACAAATGCCTATACACTGTTGATATGGGTACCAATGATTATATCAACAATTATTTAGAGCCAAGATTTTACCCATCAAGTCAAATGTTCATCCCAGATAGGTTTGCAACCATCCTTGTTCAACAATTTGAAGGACAACTAAGGGTAACTTTTACTAATAATTAATTActacattttatttttagaggtaGCAAAATTAGACCATGAAAATATGATTCGCATTATCCATTGAAGTTTGGGTAGTTGGCTAGGGGCATATATCTGATATCCACATTGGAGTCCgacaaaatttgaattcacaCCGAGAAGTCTTACATTAGGGTAAAACGCTCCCTAACAAAGGTGACTCCGTACCTATGGAGACTCAAAGACCTCTAATTAAAGATGAAACACTTATCACTCCACCACGACCCTTGTTAGTGCTAGGggcttattttcataattggTCAATTTGGATAGACTCAGGAATTAAATTATTACTCAATGACCTTGGAAATTAGTGGTCTTGAGAACTTTTGAACCCAGCTTGCTTTGTGAGCAAAACCTTCatgattaaaaatcaaaatttgttgGACTTGAAGTTTTGTTCACGATGCAAGCAAGGTTGAAAATTCAAGATCGACCAGCCAAATCCAAAGTCAATCTTGTAGATCATTTGGCATAATCAAATTTATCCATCTAAAAGTTACGCTGAAATTTATACACAAGAGaacttgtcaaaatatttttaattttctattttgtTTTATATGTTCTATAGcaataatgaagaaaaaaagttttattagttatatttcataattaaacaaaaaatatatattaaaacttggTTAGATTGGATGTATTGGGCTATAACTCAATATTTAGGTAAAGAAAAATAATCACCTAACACGAAACTCAAAGATATCATCATGGAGTTCAACTAGTGGAATTTTAAACTCCACTAATGCAATGTCTCGAGAATTTGAAACTTCATGATAatgattatttttcaattatagaAAATGAAAAATGGTTATTCGtgaattttatcaaatatttagctcatatttattttgattcaaTTCAAATAACCGTTGGATGGATTATTATTGATTCAGTCCattttgatttgtatatttttttttggtatatcTTTTTTCAGAGTTTGCATGGCTATGGAGCAAGGAAGGTGGCAGTATCAAATATTGGTCTATTAGGTTGTTTGCCAGAGGAGATCAGAAAATTTGGAAGAAATGAATCTGGATGTGTTGATTTCATTAATAATTATGTCCAACTCTTTAATCAGAAATTAAAGGTTCTAATTGATGATTTGAACACTAATCTTCCTAATGCAaggtttattattttaaatcagACTAGCATTTCAACAGGAGGTCCACCCACTGGTAGGTTAAAATATTCTTTCACTCTtcatttattataatattatttatttgataattacTTATTCGTATtggatatttaattttttaaactaaCTCAATTTGCTATAATTTAAGTGATTTGATAATGAAATATTCATGAATTAATCATAGTTAAGTGTATGCGCAATTAATATGCATGTCATGTATCTATTTGTTTGATATAAACATTTGACGTGATAAATATTTACCGCTAAAATCACAAGTTTCgaaaaaaaaatccttttaaAATTGTGTCCAATTAAACAACATTGCATAAATCA
It contains:
- the LOC129895560 gene encoding GDSL esterase/lipase At1g29670-like — encoded protein: MSSCGDHIVIWFILIISMFIMFSMVKGKPQVPCYFIFGDSTVDNGNNNNLITTAKANYFPYGIDFPTGPQNGRFTNGRNKADFIAELIGFNSSIPPYATARGNEILRGVNYGSGLSGIRDETGYRWGDRISMNRQLLNHQVTILKITSILGNVAATRSLLNKCLYTVDMGTNDYINNYLEPRFYPSSQMFIPDRFATILVQQFEGQLRSLHGYGARKVAVSNIGLLGCLPEEIRKFGRNESGCVDFINNYVQLFNQKLKVLIDDLNTNLPNARFIILNQTSISTGGPPTGFTVFDSPCCIISNTTPKGVCSRDGQIPCSNRNQYMFFDNFHLTEAANMATARRSYNAFLPSDSSPTDIRGLVNT